TTTTTAACGATTCCTTTCATCTCAACAAGAGGCATTTCCATCGTCATTATCCAGCCACCGCCCTTTTGATCTTCATGTTTATGATAGCAGCTATAACGAGAATTATCCCTATAAAGGCCCTGTACCAGTATGGCGGAGCTCCCGCCAGAATCAATCCGTTTTGAACCATTCCTATCAGGAAAGCTCCTATAAAGGCTCCTATCACGCTACCATAACCCCCGTTTAAAAAGGTTCCTCCGATGACTGCAGCAGCTATCGCCTCAAGCTCCATCCCCATGCCGAGCGTCGGGTCCACTATCTTAAATCTGCTTAAGTTAGCCATTCCGGCGAAACCCGCAAGGAGAGCACAGAGTATAAAGTTTATCATCTTGACTCTGTTAGCCGAAACCCCAAGAGCCTTTGCCACCCTTGGATTACCCCCAGTGGCAAAGACCCAGTTTCCATATCGAGTGTTAGTAAGAATTATTGAAAATACAATGGTTATAAGTATAAACCATATACCGGAAGCCCTTATATCACCAGCAAGCTCCTTACCGAATATGCCAAGAAAAGCTAAGCTTCCTTTGTAGTAGAGGGGAAAACCCCCAGTTACAGCAAGCAATAT
This DNA window, taken from Synergistota bacterium, encodes the following:
- a CDS encoding ABC transporter permease, whose translation is MEATLKKKEIHRLIRYSEIGALIGFLGVFVVFSVISKNFLTPSNFASIFTISAELGIVTIGITFLMIAGEFDLSVGSVFAIVPMFVILFSSHGIPVVIAFLLSMLVAAGIGYLNGVITLRAGIPSFITTLGMQMFWRGILLAVTGGFPLYYKGSLAFLGIFGKELAGDIRASGIWFILITIVFSIILTNTRYGNWVFATGGNPRVAKALGVSANRVKMINFILCALLAGFAGMANLSRFKIVDPTLGMGMELEAIAAAVIGGTFLNGGYGSVIGAFIGAFLIGMVQNGLILAGAPPYWYRAFIGIILVIAAIINMKIKRAVAG